The genomic interval GCCGCGCCCAAGTCGAACTGGAAATCGCCGAGCTGGAAATCATGCGCGAGAGCCAGCGGCAGCGTCAGCAAGACCGACAGCGGCTCCTGTCGCTGCTGCAACGCTAGAGGCCCGGCGTTGGAGCGGCTCCTGGCCTCGGCACCTGTCAGCAGTCGCACAAAAGTGCCGCCCTCGTGCGCTTCAGACCAGCCGCGTTCTTGCGCTTAGGCGGGGCGGGGCCGAACACTGGAACGAATACTCCCGGCGCTCTGGCGAGCTCATTTGGCACACGACCGGGAACGAGGGGGAGCGACTGCCGTTCCGCCAATCTGGGGCTTGGCTCCAGAGTGTCTGCACTTGCGGTCCCGGCGCCCGGCTGGGACCGCCTTTTTTTTGAGTCGAGCGAGAACGAAGGTCTGAGAGATTGCAGGCTAGACTTGATCAGGACCCGACCATGGACAGCGCCGAAGACGGCCCCAGCGGTGGGATTCGCTGGGGCCGTCCGGCTCCAACAGTCGTGCTTCGGTCCCGCATTTTGGAGATAAGTCCCGAAGCGCTCGGACAACATGCTTGTCTGTCGCGCGTTCCTTTTCGAGCCGCGACTATTCCTCGCTTTGCTCGCGGTCGTTTCGACAGGCCTCAACTTCCGGGCGACCGATCGCGCTTTCGAACACGGCGAGCTGAAGCTGGCGCCGCTCATGTCCGAATTGATCCTGCAGAAAACGACGATGCTCTGGAAGGTTTGCTTCGATCGCAAGTTGGGCGCGGGCGAACGGCGATTTGCCCGACGCGTCAAGCGCGATTCGTAAAATCCTAAGGCGCCGCGCCGACCGTCACGGCTACTTTGCATGGGGTTGTTTTCGACGTTTGGTTCGGCGCGGTCCCCTAGGGCCGGCTCACAGCCCTGCCGCCGCCCCATGAGGGCCTCAGCGCCTGCACGAGAGCGGCAAGCGCACCGGGCTGCGCAGCCGATCGGGCCTCGAGCGCTTCGGCCGCCATGCGGCAATCATTGGCGACCTTCAACAGCCCGATCCGGGCAAGGTCGAAGGTTTCGAGCACCGCCTGTTCCAGGCACACACGTTCAAGTCGGCGGAACTCCCTCAACTCTCTGTCCATGCGCGCTCTCCCCGAGGATGCACAAAGCAGGCGCGATTCTTCTTAACGAATGGTAAACTGCGGTCCGAGCCGACGTCCCGGAGCAAGCGGGCCTTTCGCGACAGGGCGGCTCCGGTTAGGATTTCGGCGCGTCTGGCAGCATCGTCTCTTCGGAATGGAGCTCGACCAATGACGACATTCGACAAGCGCGAGCAGGGGTTTGAAGCTAAATTCGCCCATGACGAAGAGCTGATGTTCAAGGTCATGGCGCGGTCGACCAAGCTGCTCGGGATGTGGGCGGCGGCCCAGCTCGGGCTCGGCGGAGGCGCGGCAGCGAACTACGCGACGGAGCTGGTGACGACCAATCTGGAGAGCCAGACCAGCGACGACATCGTCCGCAAGGTGGCCGCCGACCTCGCCGGCAAGGACGTGCCCGCCGAAGAGGTCGCGCGGAAGCTGCAGGAGTTTCAGCACCAGGCGCTGCAGCAGCTCGAGGCGAACGGGTAGGGGCTTTTGGCCGGTCCGTCAGTGATCGCGGCTTGGATTGCCGCGTGGACTTCCCTTTGGCGGATCGTGCGGGGCCTGCAGCCCGGCTTCGTCCTCGCGGTGGTCATCACGCTCGACGGCGCGCTGCAGCGCCTGTCCCTCGGCGACCAATTCGGCGTCGCCCACCATGTTTCCGATGATCCGCTTGGTGCGTCCTTCGACCTTCTCGTGAAATCGGGTCATCTGGCTCTCCCTTGCATGGGGGCAGGCGAGACCTTCCGTGCCCGGTGAATGCCGCGCTGATCGCTTCGTTCCGTCAGCGCGAAAACCATGCGGCGAACTGAGGAAGTTGCGCACTCCTGGAACAGGCGCCGAACGCAGAGGTTCGACTCCCGGCAGCAAAATCGACAGGAGAGGGCTGCTTGGACCTGGTAGCGATATCGGAAACGCTGGTTCGGCGGATGAGCGCGATCTCCGGGTTGACCGAAGAGGAACTCGCAGCGATTAGCGACCTGCCCATCACGGTCAGGAGATTTCCTCCCGATCACTCGATCGTGCGCGACGGCGACCGTCCGAGCGACTGCTGCTTGATTGCGAGCGGTTTCGGTGTGCGATCGAAGACGACGGCGAGCGGACAGCGGCAGATCCTGTCCATCCATATACCTGGGGAAATCCCTGACCTGCAGAGTCTGCATCTTCACGTCATGGAATGATCTCGTGACGTTGACCGAGTGTGTTCTGGGCTTCATCAGCCACACCGCTTTGCACAGCCTGAATCGCAGGCACCCCAAAATCGGCGAGCTGTTCTGGCGGGACTCGCTGATCGATGCCGCCATGTTCCGCGAGTGGATCGTGAACCTCGGCCAGCGGCCGGCGCCGAGCCGGCTTGCGCATGTCATGGCTGAGCTGCGTCAGCGGCTCAAGATCATTGGCCTGACCGATGGCCAAAGCTTTGAGATGCCGCTGACGCAGGAGCAAATCGGCGATGCACTCGGCATTACCCCGATCCACGCCAACCGCGTCATCAAGCAGCTCCGCGCCGAAAGCATCGTCGACATCAACCGCGGGCGGGTGACGATTCTTGACGACACCAAACTCCTGGAATTGGCCGATTTCGACGATCGTTACCTGCACCAGTCGCCCGATCTCTGAGCCGAACGCGATCCCGCACGGGATCGACTGCAAGTTCACATTAGTTAAGGACGGAAGCGCCGGTTCCACGCCACCATCGACACCTCAAACCGGGAGGCGTCGAGATGGCCAAGAGAAGTCGCAAGAAACAGAGCCTGTCGTTCGACGAACGCCTGCAACGCGCGGCCGATGAGGCTCGCGAAGCCGCCCGCAAGCTGCCGATCGGCCGCGAGCGCGATGCCCTCCTGAAGAAGGCCAAGCAAACCGAAACCGCGGCTCGCATCAATCTCTGGCTGACGTCTGCGGGCCTGCAATCGCCGAAATGACCCGTCGGCTGCCGGACCTCTCGCTATTCTGCGTGGTGGCGCGTTTCGCGGTCGCTCAGCCGGTCGACATAGGCGATGCCGATCGCCGAAACGATGAAGGTGATGTGGATGATCACCTGCCACATCACGCCCTGTTCGGTGTAGCCGGCGCGGCCCGAGCCGAGATTGCCGGCCTCGATGAAGGTGCGCAGCAGCGCGATCGAGGAGATGCCGATGATCGCCATCGCGAGCTTGATCTTGAGCACGCTCGCATTGACGTGGCCGAGCCATTCCGGCTCGTCGGGATGGCCCTGCAGGTCGAGGCGGGAGACGAAGGTCTCGTAGCCGCCGACGATCACCATCACGAGCAGGTTGGAGATCATCACGACGTCGATGAGCGCCAGTACGCTCATCATGATCTGCTGCTCGCTGAAATCGAGCGCGTGCCAGGAGAGGTGCCAGAGTTCCTTGACGAACAGCGCGATGTAGACGCATTGCGCGACAATCAGGCCGAGATAGAGCGGAAGCTGGAGCCAGCGCGAGCCGAAGATGATCATCGGCAGCGCGCGCAGGCGCCGGGAGGGAAGAAAGCGGGACGGGGGCGTCGTTTCGGGCTCAGCCGACATGCGGGCGATTTTCCACTCTTGGGTGTGACTCTTGGGTTTGACCTGGTTCCCATCTAGCCCGACAACATGGCTGACGAAAGACATGCCTCGCCTTATTGCCGCGCCTTGGCGTCGCGGCCGATGGCGCGGCATAGTGCCATCTTGGCGGGCGGAGCCTCTGTCGGAGGCAGGCAAGGATTGGGGCGAGATGCGGATCTTTTGGCTCGCGGGCACGATGATGGCCCTGCTGCTCGGCCTTGGCGTCGCAGACCTTGCCGCGCTGCCGCTGACGCCGTTTCGCTACGAGGAACAGGCGCAGCGCTATTGTCCGGGCGACAAGGTGGTGTGGCTGGATTTCAGGAAGGGCGTCTATTACCGGAAAGGCCAGAAGCTCTACGCCCAAGGATTCGACGGCAGCTTCGTTTGTCTGAACGAAGCCAAAAGCAGCGGCTTCCGCCGCTCGCTGCTGGGCGTGCGCTGAGCGCTATTTCGCGGTCGGCAGCTTCACCGGCACGTGCGGCGAGGTCGAGACCACTCGCGGACTTCCGTCGGGATAGGTGCGGCCCTTGATCAGCGATTCCAGGACCAGGAAGAATTTTTCGGCCAACATCTGCGTCACCCTCGTCGGTGAATGCCTCTTCGAATAAGTCGAGGCACGAGAGCGGGACATTCAATCAACTAAACGGGAGAAGGGCGGATACCGCCCAGTTATTCTCGCTGCAACGCAACAGCCGAATCCAAGACCTTGAAAGCGGGCATTCAGGCGAACGCCAGGACCACCAGGCTGGAGCAAAGCAGCACCAGGCCGCTTGCGGTCAATGCCAGAAAGCTGTCGGACACCAGGTCATGATTGCGCATAGGACACCTGTCGCTCTCGTCTTCAATGCTCGATCGGATTGATTAAAGTTTTCCGAACTTGCTCAATTGAAAGAGGTGATGCGTGTCGTCCCGCGCGAGGGCTTCAGGCTCTCGTGCGGTATCCTTCAAAGGCATGAGCCAGGAAGATCCCCGCGCTTACCAGGCCCATCAGTGCTGAAACCGTCTCGATCATCCCAATACTTTCGCAAACCACGTTGCGCCCCTGCACGGGCGAGAAAACGCGGACAACCTTGCACAGTCAAAAGGATTCCAGTGGCTTCCCTGACAATCGGGGTGGAGTGATGTTTTGGCGCAACAGCTTGTGCGAGACCGGGACAACAATTGCGGCGGCAACGGCCGGCTCCTCCGTAGATCAGCGGGGAGGCTGCGAAGGACTGGTTTACCATCTTGGCGCGATCGCGCCGCGCTCCCCATTTCCGCCGTGTTCGGGTTGCGATATCGTCGCCATTCCGAGCGGTGGTGGGCCGCTTCGGGCGATAACCGGCAGAAGGCCTTAATTGGGCACGCGTCCGGTGGAATGGTATTTGGGGCGAATGGGGATCCGACGGTCAGATTCGGTAATGCGGGCCGCGCGTGGCGTTGCGGCGGCCGCAACCTGTCTCGCGCTCGCCAATTGCGCGTCGTCCGGCAAGTTCGCAAGCCGCGTCGATCCGAAATATGGCGTCTCGTCGAGCCCCCGGGTGGTTGCCTGGGGCGACCCCGTGCCGAAGGGCGGCGGCACCTATCGCGTCGGCAAGCCCTATGTGGTGGCCGGCAAGACCTATGTTCCGGAGGAAGACTCTAACTACCGTGCCGAGGGCATGGCCTCCTGGTATGGCGACGACTTCCATGGCCGCCTGACCGCCAATGGCGAAGTCTTCGATATGACGTCGCTGACCGCGGCGCATCCGACCCTGCCGATGCCGTCCTACGCCCGGGTCACCAACCTCTCGAACGGCAAGTCGCTGGTCGTCCGCGTCAATGACCGCGGCCCCTACCACGCCAACCGCCTCATCGACGTCTCGAACAAGGCGGCTGAACTCCTTGAATTCAAAGGCAATGGCGTCGCGAAGGTCCGGGTCGAATATGTCGGCCGCGCACCGCTGGAGGGCTCCGACGACCGCCAGTTGATGGCGACCCTGCGCACCGGCGTTCCGGCACCGACACCCTCCATGGTCCGCGTTGCTTCGGCAAAACCGTTCGTTCCGGAGCTGGCCTCCTCGCGCGGGGCGATCCGAGGCGAGGTTCCGATGCCGGAGGGCCGTCCCTACAACCTCGGCAACACCTCGGCCGACGTCGCCTCGATCAACGCGACCTCGGAAATGTCGGCCTCGAGCCGCAGCCGGGGACGGGCGCTCCAGAATGCGCGCGCGGTGTCCTATGATCAGGACGGCCGCTACACCGCCGAAACCGGTCCCGCATCCGCCTATGTCTCCAGCGGCGCGGCGGAGGCCGCCGGCATCCTGAGCGGCCGCGGGCTCTACTGACCCGACGCCTCCTTTAGGAACTTCACCAGCGCGCTGTTGACCTCGTCGGGTTGCTCCTGCTGCACCCAATGGCCGGCGCCCTCGATGATCAGTTTGCGCGTGAGATTCGGCAGCACGAGCTCGAGCTTGTTGACGAGCTTCGATCCGATCAGGCCCGTGACCACGGCATCCTTCGACCCCGCGATGAACAGCGACGGCTGATGGATCTGCGCGTCCTGCCAGGGTGCGGTCAGCTCCCAGTTGCGATCGAGATTGCGGTACCAGTTCAGGCCGCCGCGGAAGCCGGACTTGCGATAGATCTCGGTGAAGTAGGCAAGGTCCGACTCGGATAGCCAGGCCGGAAGCGGCTCGGTGTTGGTCGCGTGGCCGAGGAATCCCTTTCCCTCTTGCACGAACATGGCGCCATCAGGATCGGCAAGGCCGCGCCCGCCGAGCACGGTACGCATGGTACGGGCGACGTCGCGCTCGAGCTCGGCCTCGGCCACGCCCGGCGTCTGAAAATACTGCCAGTAGAAATTGGTGATGCCGTTCTGGCGCAGGAGGTCGAGCGGTCTGCCGCGTCCGCGCAGCGGCGGCGGCACGCTCAAGCCCGCCACGGCCGTGAAGATGTCGGGGCGGAACAGGGCGGCGTGCCAGGCAACCGGCGCGCCCCAGTCGTGGCCGACGACCATGGCCTTGGTCTCGCCGAGCGCCTGCACCAGGCCGACGACGTCGCCGACGGTGTCGAAGATGGAATAGGCCGAAACGTCCGATGGCGACGCGCTCTGGCCGAAGCCCCGCATGTCGGGCGCGACGACGTGGAAGCCTGCCGCCGCGATCGCGGGAATCTGGTGGCGCCAGGAGTAGGACAGTTCCGGCCAGCCATGGCAGAGAACGACAAGTGGCCCCTGGCCTTCCTCCCGGACGAAGAAATCGATCCCGTTGGCCGTGATCATGCGCGAGGAGGACATCGCTTTTCCGCCTTGTTTCAGGGGTTTGGTCTGATTTCGTGACGTGTCACGATAGGGACCTCGACCGGGCCGCGCAATCTCCGGGTGATGACGCGGCTCCGCGTGTTGTTTGCCCCGGTTCCAACTGTTAGAACGCCGCTCTCAGGGCTTCGCCATGGCATTTCGCGCTCTTCAAATCCGCCGACCGGGACAGGCCGCCCGGTGGCTCGCGCGCGGGCTCGTCGCAGCCGCCGTCACCGC from Bradyrhizobium arachidis carries:
- a CDS encoding DUF1476 domain-containing protein, whose product is MTTFDKREQGFEAKFAHDEELMFKVMARSTKLLGMWAAAQLGLGGGAAANYATELVTTNLESQTSDDIVRKVAADLAGKDVPAEEVARKLQEFQHQALQQLEANG
- a CDS encoding cyclic nucleotide-binding domain-containing protein, which translates into the protein MDLVAISETLVRRMSAISGLTEEELAAISDLPITVRRFPPDHSIVRDGDRPSDCCLIASGFGVRSKTTASGQRQILSIHIPGEIPDLQSLHLHVME
- a CDS encoding Crp/Fnr family transcriptional regulator; this translates as MTLTECVLGFISHTALHSLNRRHPKIGELFWRDSLIDAAMFREWIVNLGQRPAPSRLAHVMAELRQRLKIIGLTDGQSFEMPLTQEQIGDALGITPIHANRVIKQLRAESIVDINRGRVTILDDTKLLELADFDDRYLHQSPDL
- a CDS encoding TIGR00645 family protein, producing the protein MSAEPETTPPSRFLPSRRLRALPMIIFGSRWLQLPLYLGLIVAQCVYIALFVKELWHLSWHALDFSEQQIMMSVLALIDVVMISNLLVMVIVGGYETFVSRLDLQGHPDEPEWLGHVNASVLKIKLAMAIIGISSIALLRTFIEAGNLGSGRAGYTEQGVMWQVIIHITFIVSAIGIAYVDRLSDRETRHHAE
- a CDS encoding septal ring lytic transglycosylase RlpA family protein — translated: MRAARGVAAAATCLALANCASSGKFASRVDPKYGVSSSPRVVAWGDPVPKGGGTYRVGKPYVVAGKTYVPEEDSNYRAEGMASWYGDDFHGRLTANGEVFDMTSLTAAHPTLPMPSYARVTNLSNGKSLVVRVNDRGPYHANRLIDVSNKAAELLEFKGNGVAKVRVEYVGRAPLEGSDDRQLMATLRTGVPAPTPSMVRVASAKPFVPELASSRGAIRGEVPMPEGRPYNLGNTSADVASINATSEMSASSRSRGRALQNARAVSYDQDGRYTAETGPASAYVSSGAAEAAGILSGRGLY
- a CDS encoding alpha/beta fold hydrolase — encoded protein: MSSSRMITANGIDFFVREEGQGPLVVLCHGWPELSYSWRHQIPAIAAAGFHVVAPDMRGFGQSASPSDVSAYSIFDTVGDVVGLVQALGETKAMVVGHDWGAPVAWHAALFRPDIFTAVAGLSVPPPLRGRGRPLDLLRQNGITNFYWQYFQTPGVAEAELERDVARTMRTVLGGRGLADPDGAMFVQEGKGFLGHATNTEPLPAWLSESDLAYFTEIYRKSGFRGGLNWYRNLDRNWELTAPWQDAQIHQPSLFIAGSKDAVVTGLIGSKLVNKLELVLPNLTRKLIIEGAGHWVQQEQPDEVNSALVKFLKEASGQ